In Drosophila yakuba strain Tai18E2 chromosome X, Prin_Dyak_Tai18E2_2.1, whole genome shotgun sequence, a single genomic region encodes these proteins:
- the LOC6524029 gene encoding transmembrane GTPase Marf isoform X3, with amino-acid sequence MAAYLNRTISLVTGQTGPADDDRHASSTDTVDKSGTGSPLSRLNSSLQPSGSTMAANLLPESRLYQSNDKSPLQIFVRAKKKINDIYGEIEEYVHETTTFINALHAEAEIVDKAERELFESYVYKVAAIREVLQRDHMKVAFFGRTSNGKSSVINAMLREKILPSGIGHTTNCFCQVEGSNGGEAYLMTEGSEEKLNVVNIKQLANALCQEKLCESSLVRIFWPRERCSLLRDDVVFVDSPGVDVSANLDDWIDNHCLNADVFVLVLNAESTMTRAEKQFFHTVSQKLSKPNIFILNNRWDASANEPECQESELAKVKSQHTERCIDFLTKELKVSNEKEAAERVFFVSARETLQARIEEAKGNPPHMGAIAEGFQIRYFEFQDFERKFEECISQSAVKTKFQQHSSRGKSVSGDMKSMLDNIYERITIFRNLKQDQKNLLTERIQGTETQMMQVTREMKMKIHNMVEEVEEKVSKALNEEIWRLGVLIDEFNMPFHPERLVLNIYKKELNAHVESGLGSNLRARLSMALAMNVESAQTEMTDRMHALVPNEQLLATSTKLVVRTQPFEMLYSLNCQNLCADFQEDLEFKFSWGIAAMIQRFTGKVRERSKKGQPALVHRQSSIGHSVSTPATTPVESTPVCLLPAPGVAGITPEQLSLISRFAVSSIGSQGTVGGLVVAGIMLKTIGWRVLVGVGALYGCIYLYERLSWTNSAKERTFKSQYVRHATKKLKMIVDLTSANCSHQVQQELSSTFARLCRTVDTATTDMNDELKTLDSQLNILEANQKQLKLLRNKANYIQNELDIFEHNYISPQ; translated from the exons ATGGCGGCCTACTTGAACCGCACCATCTCGCTGGTGACCGGGCAAACGGGCCCCGCCGACGACGACCGTCACGCTTCCTCCACGGACACGGTGGACAAATCCGGAACCGGATCCCCCCTATCCCGGCTCAACTCATCGCTGCAACCATCCGGTTCCACCATGGCCGCCAATCTGCTGCCGGAATCGCGGCTCTATCAATCCAACGACAAATCACCGCTCCAGATTTTTGTGCGCGCCAAGAAGAAGATCAACGACATCTACGGCGAGATCGAGGAGTATGTCCATGAGACGACCACCTTCATCAACG CTCTGCACGCGGAGGCGGAGATCGTGGACAAGGCGGAACGGGAGCTCTTCGAGAGCTATGTTTACAAGGTGGCCGCCATTCGCGAGGTACTGCAACGGGATCACATGAAGGTGGCCTTCTTCGGGCGCACCTCGAACGGCAAGAGCTCAGTCATCAATGCCATGTTGCGCGAGAAGATTCTGCCCAGTGGCATCGGGCACACCACGAATTGCTTCTGCCAAGTGGAGGGCAGCAATGGCGGTGAGGCGTATCTGATGACCGAGGGCTCCGAGGAGAAGCTCAACGTGGTG AACATCAAACAACTGGCGAACGCCTTGTGTCAGGAGAAGCTCTGCGAGAGCAGTTTGGTGCGCATCTTTTGGCCAAGGGAACGCTGCAGCCTGCTGCGCGACGATGTCGTCTTTGTGGACTCACCTGGCGTGGACGTGTCGGCCAATTTGGACGACTGGATCGACAACCATTGCCTCAACGCCGATGTCTTTGTGCTGGTCCTGAATGCCGAGTCAACGATGACGCGTGCAGAGAAGCAATTCTTTCACACCGTATCCCAGAAACTGAGCAAGCCGAATATCTTCATTCTAAACAATCGCTGGGATGCTTCGGCCAACGAGCCCGAGTGCCAGGAATCG GAACTGGCTAAG GTCAAGTCTCAGCACACGGAACGCTGCATCGACTTCCTCACCAAGGAGTTGAAGGTGAGCAACGAAAAGGAGGCGGCCGAAAGAGTTTTCTTCGTTTCCGCCAGAGAAACGCTGCAGGCGCGCATCGAGGAGGCCAAGGGCAATCCGCCGCACATGGGCGCCATTGCCGAGGGATTCCAGATACGCTACTTTGAGTTCCAGGACTTCGAGCGCAAGTTCGAGGAGTGCATCTCGCAGAGTGCGGTAAAAACCAAGTTCCAGCAGCACAGTTCGCGTGGCAAAAGTGTTTCCGGGGACATGAAATCGATGCTGGACAACATTTACGAGCGAATCACCATATTCCGCAATCTGAAGCAGGACCAGAAGAATCTGCTCACCGAACGCATTCAGGGCACAGAGACGCAGATGATGCAGGTCACGCGGGAAATGAAGATGAAGATTCACAACatggtggaggaggtggaagAGAAGGTGTCGAAGGCCCTGAACGAGGAGATCTGGCGCCTGGGCGTCCTCATTGACGAGTTCAACATGCCCTTCCATCCGGAGCGTCTGGTTTTGAACATCTACAAGAAGGAATTGAATGCCCATGTGGAGAGTGGTCTGGGCAGCAATCTGCGCGCTCGTTTATCCATGGCCCTGGCCATGAACGTGGAGTCCGCACAGACGGAGATGACCGATCGCATGCACGCCCTGGTGCCCAAcgagcagctgctggccaCCAGCACCAAGTTGGTGGTGCGCACACAGCCCTTCGAGATGCTCTACTCACTGAATTGCCAGAACCTGTGCGCCGACTTCCAGGAGGATCTGGAGTTCAAATTCAGCTGGGGCATCGCGGCGATGATCCAGCGCTTCACCGGCAAGGTGCGCGAGCGCAGCAAGAAGGGGCAGCCGGCGTTGGTCCATCGACAGAGCAGTATTGGA CACAGCGTATCGACGCCGGCCACCACGCCCGTGGAATCGACTCCTGTGTGCCTACTGCCCGCTCCTGGTGTCGCCGGCATTACGCCCGAGCAGCTGTCGCTGATCTCACGCTTTGCGGTGTCCTCCATTGGATCGCAGGGCACCGTTGGTGGCCTCGTCGTCGCCGGCATC ATGCTGAAAACCATCGGCTGGCGcgtgctggtgggcgtgggcgCCCTCTACGGCTGCATCTACCTGTACGAGCGCCTCTCGTGGACCAATTCCGCCAAGGAGCGCACCTTCAAGTCACAGTATGTGCGCCATGCCACCAAGAAGCTCAAGATGATCGTCGACCTCACCTCGGCCAATTGCAGCCACCAAGTGCAGCA GGAACTGTCGAGCACCTTTGCCCGTTTGTGCCGCACCGTTGACACCGCCACCACGGACATGAACGATGAGCTCAAGACGCTGGACTCGCAGCTCAACATCCTGGAGGCGAACCAGAAGCAACTCAAGCTGCTCCGCAACAAGGCCAACTACATACAGAACGAGCTGGACATCTTCGAGCATAACTATATATCTCCGCAGTAG